The window GTGACCAGCGGGGAACCGTAAACGGGATCTAGAACTAGCGGCCGCTTGGGGGCCGGACCCTTGCGAGGCATATTACTTCTTCTCCATCTTTGCGCCGTAGCGGCTACGAGCCTGCTTACGGTTCTTGACACCCTGGGTATCGAGGGCACCACGGACAATCTTGTAACGGACACCCGGGAGGTCCTTAACGCGACCACCGCGGACGAGCACAATGGAGTGCTCCTGCAGGTTGTGGCCTACACCGGGGATGTACGCGGTCACTTCAACGCCGCCGTTGAGGCGAACACGCGCAACCTTACGCAGAGCCGAGTTCGGCTTCTTCGGGGTCGTCGTGTACACGCGG is drawn from Micrococcaceae bacterium Sec5.8 and contains these coding sequences:
- the rpsL gene encoding 30S ribosomal protein S12, whose amino-acid sequence is MPTINQLVRKGRTPKVKKTKAPALNGSPMRRGVCTRVYTTTPKKPNSALRKVARVRLNGGVEVTAYIPGVGHNLQEHSIVLVRGGRVKDLPGVRYKIVRGALDTQGVKNRKQARSRYGAKMEKK